TTTGGTCATTATCCTTTCTCTAGCTTTCTCCATTATTTAGAGCCCATGGAGGACATAAGAAAAGCATGGTCCGAAGCTATCTTGTATTGCCTAGCGATTCATGTAAAACTGCTGagagaaattaggaaaatcaacaaaaaaaaaggttCCAAACACAAAGAGAAACAAACAGAAGTAGATGCAAAAGGCCTGGTCAACTTCATTTCGTAATAAAATAAACTTGTTTATTAATGAAGAGTGGTGGGCTTAGATAATCTTTCCACTGGGCACAACTGCCAAGTGCAAAGAAAGAGAAATCTTTACATGAAAACAATAGATACAACATGGAAGCAGAATCATCTTCTCAAAAACCTCAGATGCAAATCACAGCATCAAGATTGTCAGTTTCTAGCTGTTCTTCATTATTAATGGCCTTCCTTTTTGCTCTCTCTGCATATTTCCAATTCAATGACCCTGGTAATTACCCTTTCTTTTAGCTATCTTTCTATTTAGAACTGGAATTCCCAAGTGTAGATTTCTTTCTGTTTTTGGGTTTCAGATTGGTATTTCTGGTTTCCCCTATATGCACTGGCTTGCCTTGTCAACATAGTCAATGGGTTCACAAAAATAGCCAGAATTGCACTCTGTATGGGGACCATCTTATTCCTCAAAGTTGTCACTGAAGATGTTCGTTTTCATCAAGGAATATCTGGAATTTGGTCATTTGATATGAGGGAGAGAGTAGTGAGGGAAAAGATTGGAAGTGGACTTGTTATCCTCTCCATGTCTTTACTATTGCAAAAAGGAAACCCTAATAATACAAAACTTTCAAACCATATTGAATTTGGTAATTTTTCTAGACCCCTTTCCTTTGGTTTGATTCTCATAAGGGTATTCAAAGTTTTTAGCTTTTGTTTTGTTACTGGTCCACTATGTCATGCATCTGTTTTTTTGTTTGCAGGACAGTCAATCTTGGTTGCAATAGGTTATGGCCTCTCTTATGCTTTCTTTTTGCTCTCAAAGCCAGAAATGAAGTTTTAATCTTACAACAGTTTATAGTCTAGTGGTACCGGTACGAGTATTTAATAAGTTGGGTATGAGTTTAATTCTCCCTATTCCCCCGATGTAATATTTGTTTGAAAAAAAGAAACTTATTTAGCAGATGTGTCTCAACTCAAATTCTTGCTTCTTCAAAACCAATTATTCAACTGTTCAAAAAGTATGAAACAAAT
Above is a genomic segment from Lycium barbarum isolate Lr01 chromosome 12, ASM1917538v2, whole genome shotgun sequence containing:
- the LOC132622565 gene encoding uncharacterized protein LOC132622565 isoform X2, whose product is MEAESSSQKPQMQITASRLSVSSCSSLLMAFLFALSAYFQFNDPDWYFWFPLYALACLVNIVNGFTKIARIALCMGTILFLKVVTEDVRFHQGISGIWSFDMRERVVREKIGSGLVILSMSLLLQKGNPNNTKLSNHIEFGQSILVAIGYGLSYAFFLLSKPEMKF
- the LOC132622565 gene encoding uncharacterized protein LOC132622565 isoform X1; protein product: MEAESSSQKPQMQITASRLSVSSCSSLLMAFLFALSAYFQFNDPDWYFWFPLYALACLVNIVNGFTKIARIALCMGTILFLKVVTEDVRFHQGISGIWSFDMRERVVREKIGSGLVILSMSLLLQKGNPNNTKLSNHIEFVNLGCNRLWPLLCFLFALKARNEVLILQQFIV